GCCATTGCCATGCCATCCTCTGCTTGCAACCAGAGGAAGAAGGCCGCATTTTCCGGTGGTGGTTCGCTCCCGGATGAGATAATCATGGAGGTGCTACTGCGGCTCCCTGTCAAATCCATACTCCGCTTCCGGGCCGTCTGCCGCTCCTGGGCTGTGTTCTTCTCCACTGAGCAGTTCTGCAATCTCCACATGGCGACCCCCAAGATAGCACCGCTGAAGCTACTGTTTGTCTCACCCACATCAAGACCCGGCTCCACGGAGGTGTTCTCATGCTCCCCGTCAGGCCCCAAAGATGACCTGCTGTTCACCCTTGACTCTGCCTGCGGCAACTCGATGCAGGTTGTCATGCCAGCGCCGTGCCATGGCCTCACCCTTCTGTTTGATGCTGTTGCGCCAGCTTACTACATCTGCAATGCAGCCACACGAGCAGTAACACGTCTGCCACCTTTCCGTCACTCGGTCAGGTGTACATCTACCGGGCTGGGATTTGATGCCTGGACAAGAAAGTACAAAGTGGTCAGACTGATCAAAGGGTCACGCCATGACAATGAGTCCGTAAGGTGTGAGGTATACACACATGGAAGTGGTTATGGGGATTGCTGGAGGCCGCCTACTGGAGGAATACCCTTTGGATTGTGCAGGTTTGCAGGTGCTGCTGTTAATAATGCGGCATTCTTCAGTCTACCACCTGTGTTTGCAAACGGACACCTGCACTGGTTGGTCCAGCCTTCTTTGTTCTCCAAAAAGCCAAGAGCTGCTGTGATATCATTTTCTCTTGCGGAGGAGACCTTCAGTTTTGTTGGGCCACCACCGTTCTGGACATCAGAAATGTACTCATCCACACCATTGTCTGCATCAGGTCCAGAGTTTGTCCCCTTCTGCCCCGGGACATTAGGAGAACACCTAGTGCAGATAGATAACCAACCGTGTATGGTCCGAGACCTTCGATATAATCGTAATGGTGGTTGCATTCTGGAGATATGGAAATTGCCGGATCGTAGCTCTTGTGCGTGGTCACTGAATCATCGCATTTCTTTGTTAGGGCGTGTGGCAACAGATTTACGTCAGCCCAAGGTTGTGAGAGTTATTGGTTCTACATGCACTAGCATGTCAACAAAGAAGATCCTCATCGCTACTAGCATGCACAAGATCTGCGACAAGTTTCAGAAGAAGGTTTACACCTATGACCTTAATTCTGAATCTTTAGAGACCATTCTTTCAATCACCGAGGCACATGCATCGCTTGAAGGCATGAATCCAAGTTCAAGATTCAGTTTATTTGAAGAGAGCCTTGCCCCGGTGCATGAAACAGTTGAAGAGATAAAATTGTCAACTACTCTGCCTCCCAACCGAAACTAGATGGTATCCATTGAGCTTGTACGATGTCGATTTTCATGTTTTTTCCCTGGCATCTATTGACCCCTTTTGTAAGAGCAGTCGTTCCTTTTTGCTTTGAGATGTTGATTATCATTTAGCATGCAGAAGTTATTTCATGTTTCCATACCTTGTAgaggacacacacacacacattgatcCTTCACTTAGCACTACTGATTTATCACTTAATTAAGCAGTTAAATTCAAGTGTACTATTTCTGTTCCATCAGTAGGAAAGAGAAACTAACTAAAATCAGAATAGTACTGTTCTCTTATAAAAAAAATCGAGACCGTAACTGGTTTCCAATACTGGAAATTCAGAGCAAATGTTATTATTAGTTAGTCAGAGCAAATGTTATTATTAGTTTGCAAACTCAAGTTTGGAGTATAGGCTTACC
This sequence is a window from Aegilops tauschii subsp. strangulata cultivar AL8/78 chromosome 7, Aet v6.0, whole genome shotgun sequence. Protein-coding genes within it:
- the LOC109749397 gene encoding putative F-box/kelch-repeat protein At1g12870, yielding MCSRKREEDCLYHALISKREGNIAIAMPSSACNQRKKAAFSGGGSLPDEIIMEVLLRLPVKSILRFRAVCRSWAVFFSTEQFCNLHMATPKIAPLKLLFVSPTSRPGSTEVFSCSPSGPKDDLLFTLDSACGNSMQVVMPAPCHGLTLLFDAVAPAYYICNAATRAVTRLPPFRHSVRCTSTGLGFDAWTRKYKVVRLIKGSRHDNESVRCEVYTHGSGYGDCWRPPTGGIPFGLCRFAGAAVNNAAFFSLPPVFANGHLHWLVQPSLFSKKPRAAVISFSLAEETFSFVGPPPFWTSEMYSSTPLSASGPEFVPFCPGTLGEHLVQIDNQPCMVRDLRYNRNGGCILEIWKLPDRSSCAWSLNHRISLLGRVATDLRQPKVVRVIGSTCTSMSTKKILIATSMHKICDKFQKKVYTYDLNSESLETILSITEAHASLEGMNPSSRFSLFEESLAPVHETVEEIKLSTTLPPNRN